In the genome of Zobellia nedashkovskayae, the window CCATTAAGCTATATAACTTTTTAACGCCTCCTTTAGTATATTAACGGCTCTCTTTAAGTTTTCTTTGTCCAGAACATAGGCAATTCTAATTTGGTTCTTCCCAAGTCCTTCCGAAGCGTAGAATCCTGCTGCTGGTGCAACCATAACAGTTTCATTGTTCAACCTAAAATCTTCTAATAACCATTGTGCAAAATCATCGGCATCTGTAATAGGTAATTCTGCAATGCAATAAAAAGCACCTTGTGGTTTACCTACTTTAATACCTTCAATTTTTTCTAGTTCTTCAATAAGCACGTTTCTACGACCTACATATTCTTCTTTTACGTCATCAAAATAACTTTGAGGTGTTTCTAAAGCGGCTTCACTAGCAATTTGCGCGTAGGTTGGGGGTGATAATCTTGCTTGGGCAAATTTTAGAGCTGTCTTAATAACATCTTTATTCTTTGTAACCAGGCACCCAATACGAGCGCCACACATGCTGTATCTTTTGCTAACGGAGTCTACGATAATGGCATTCTCTTCCAATCCTTCTTCTTGTAAAATTGAGTAGTGTTCTTTTCCGTCGTAGGTAAACTCTCTGTATACTTCGTCTGCAATTAAAAATAGATCATGTTTTTTAACGATTGCAGCCAGTTTTTTGATTTCTTCTTTAGTATACAGGTATCCTGTAGGATTACCAGGATTGCATATAAGAATTGCTTTGGTTTTGGGAGTAATCAACTTTTCGAATTCTTCAATGGCCGGGAGGGCAAAATTAGAATCGATATGAGATATCACAGGAACAACTTTTACCCCTGTTGCGGTTGCAAAACCGTTGTAGTTGGCATAAAAAGGTTCAGGAATAATAATTTCATCATCATTATCCGCAATACTGCCCATAGTAAAAGCCAAAGCTTCGGACCCACCAGTGGTAACTATAATATCTTTAGCTGTTACGTGAATATTGTTTTTGGCATAGTAAGCCGCAAGTTTTTCACGGTATTCTTCTGACCCTTCCGTACGGCTATAGGCAATAACTTCTAGTGTATTATTTTTTACCGCATCTAGCGCTACCTGGGGCGTTTTTATGTCCGGTTGGCCAATATTGAGGTGAATTACTTTTGCCCCTTTTTTCTTTGCTTCTTCTGCATAGGGAACCAATTTTCTAATAGGAGATTCGGGCATAGAAAGCCCTTTATGTGATACTGATGGCATATAGGTTCAATTTAGTTACAAAAATGAGGAAACCAAATGAGAAAACCATACCAGATGGGAAAATCGTTTATTGATAATTTGTTAAAAAAGAACAGATGTATTTATAAATATCGTAAATTATAAAGGGAAAAATGAGAAAAGTTGAAAACGCTACGATTACATATCATCTTTTTTTTAATGTTACTATCTTCTTTGGTAACAGCACAGGGCTTCAACTTGCCCAAAGGTCAAAAAATTGAAAAATTAAAGTTTCAGCTAATAAATAATTTAATTGTAGTGCCCATTGAAGTAAATGGCACTGAATTATCGTTTCTATTGGATTCTGGGGTGAGCACACCTATACTGTTCAATATATCGGAGAAAGATTCTATTCAAATAAACAATGTTTCTGAGATTACCATAAAAGGCTTTGGAGGTGATGTTCCTATAAAGGCACTGGTTTCTAATGGAAACCAATTTCGATTAAAAAATATAACCAACGAAGACCAAAAGCTATTCGTTGTGATGGATAAAAGTATTAATTTTTCAACTTCCATGGGTATTCCTGTACATGGTATTATTGGATACGATCTTTTTAGGGATTTTGTAGTTGATATCAATTATATACGCAAGACCATTAAATTCCGAGATTCAGAAAGTTATGTGTATTCAAAAAATAAAAACAAGCAGGTTCTGCCATTATCTATCAGGTCTAAAAAGGCGTATCTAAATACGGGGCTTTATCTAAAAGATAGAAAAGAGTTTTCTGTAAGGCTTTTGCTGGATACCGGAAGTAGCGATGCTCTCTGGCTTTTTAAGAATGATTCTATAGATGTGCCCGATAAGCATTATGACGACTTTTTGGGTAAAGGTCTTAACGGTAACATTTATGGAAAAAGAACCAAAGTAGATGGCCTGCGTATAGGTCGTTTTATGTTAAACGATGCAAAAGCTGCTTTTCCCGATAAAGAATCTATGCGGGAACTGAAGAATCTAACGGGGCGTAATGGTAGCATTGGTGGCTGCGTTTTAAAGCGTTTTAATGTGGTCTTTGATTACCAACGAAACCGTATTACCTTCAGCAAGAATTCTAACTTTGGCAAACCTTTTAAATACAACCTATCTGGATTAGACCTGCAACATGAAGGCATTCGTTATATAGCGGAAAGTATTGCGGATGACCAAGGAGTAGTATATAATCATAAAAGCGATTTTGGTAATGTGCAGTTGCTTTTTGAGGGTCAGACTAGATTAAGTGTTGCTCCAGAAATTATTGTGTCTGCCATTAGGGCAGGGAGCCCCGCGCATGAAGCGGGCCTGAAGGAGGGTGATGTTATCTTGGCGGTAAACGGTAAAAAAATTCACCGTTATAAGCTTCAAGATATTCTGGAGATGATCAATGAAAAAGAAGGGAAACGTGTTAAATTACTTATTGAACGGTATAATTCTGATTTGCTCTTCTCCTTTGTTCTTAAGAATATGCTCAAATAAAAAAACCCAATCTTTCGATCGGGGTTTAATTTAAATTTTTAGATAATGTTATTTGCCATCCGCGGCTTTAACTTCACCTTTAATTTTAAGAACCTTAGTAGGTGTATCTGCATTAGAAATAACGGTTATTGCTTTTCTAATTGGACCTACACGGTTGGTGTCATATTTTACAGAAATCTCTCCTGTCTTACCCGGTAAAATTGGGTCTTCAGGTTTTTTAGGAATGGTACAACCACAACTAGAGCTTACTTTGCTAATAATTAAAGGCGCTTGGCCGGTATTGGTAAATTCAAAAACGCGGACGCCATCGGCTCCTTTTTGAATTTCACCGTAGTCTACGGTTTCGGATTTGAATTCGATTTTAGCGGCCTTGTCCTGTGCGGTAAGGGATAATCCCATTAGGCCAACAAATAATACGAGTACAATTTTTTTCATTTTATTAAATTTAGGGAATTTCAAAAATAAATCTTTTAAGATGAACCTCCAAAATTCTTTTGTTATCTGTTAACGTTACTTATTTTTGTTTCGTATTTGAAACTAGGCAAAATTGCCATAAATTATATATAACGTAACTTCTTATTTCGGTCTTTATTGTTATGACCGTCAATCCTTAGACAAAAACCGTTCCAAAAATATGGATATCCCTTCTAAATATGACGCCCTAAAAGCTGAAAACCACTGGTATGATTACTGGATGGAGCATGATTATTTTTCATCTACCCCAGATGAAAGAGAGCCTTATACTATTGTAATTCCTCCTCCTAACGTAACCGGAGTGCTTCATATGGGGCATATGCTGAACGTCACTATTCAAGATGTATTGACCAGAAGGGCCCGTTTAATGGGTAAGAATGCATGTTGGGTACCGGGAATGGACCACGCTTCTATTGCTACAGAGGCTAAAGTTGTGGCAAAATTGAAAGCCCAAGGCATAGATAAAGCCGATTTAACTCGCGAAGAGTTTTTAAAACACGCGTGGGATTGGACAGATGAGTATGGTGGGGTTATTCTTGGTCAGCTCAAAAAATTAGGTGCTTCGTGTGATTGGGATCGTACCAAATTCACCATGGATGACGATATGTATAAATCGGTCATTAAAGTATTTGTTGATTTATTCAATAAAGGATTGATATACAGAGGGCACCGTATGGTAAATTGGGACCCAGAAGCGCAGACGACACTTTCCGATGAAGAAGTAATTTATGAGGAAAAACAGGGGCTTTTATATTACCTGTCATATCCAATTGAAGGTTCTGATGAGCGCGTAACCATTGCTACGACAAGGCCTGAGACTATATTAGGGGATACGGCTATCTGTATTAATCCTAATGATGAAAGGTATCATCATTTAAGGGGTAAAAAAGTAATTGTTCCTATATCAGGTAGGGTGATACCTATCATAGAAGATGAGTATGTAGATATTGAATTCGGTACGGGATGTTTGAAAATAACGCCAGCCCACGATATTAATGATAAGGCTTTAGGTGAAAAGCATGGCCTTGAAACTATAGATATCTTTAACGCAGATGCAACGCTAAATTCTTTTGGATTGCATTATGAGGGAAAAGACCGTTTTGTAGTTCGAAAAGAAATTACCAAGGAGCTTGAAGAAAAAGGATTTTTGGTCAAAAAGGAGAACTACGTTAATAAAGTAGGTACTTCAGAACGTACTAAAGCTGTTATTGAACCTCGTTTAAGTGATCAGTGGTTCCTAAAGATGGAAGATTTGGTAAAGCCGGCTATCAAAGCTGTTCTTGAAACGGAAGAGGTTAAATTCTTCCCTAAAAAGTTCGAGAATACCTATCGTCATTGGATGGAGAACATTCGCGACTGGAATATTTCGCGCCAATTGTGGTGGGGACAGCAGATTCCTGCCTTTTATTTTGGTGATGGACAAGAAGATTTTGTAGTAGCAGAAACTGCAGTTGAAGCCTTAAAATTGGCTCAAGAGAAATCAGGAAATGCCAATTTGACAGAGGCAGACCTTAGGCAGGATGAAGATGCGCTAGATACTTGGTTTTCTTCTTGGTTATGGCCTATTAGTGTCTTTAACGGCATTTTAGAGCCGGATAATAAAGAGATAAATTACTATTATCCAACCAATGATTTGGTGACCGGTCCAGATATTATTTTCTTCTGGGTAGCTAGAATGATTATTTCTGGTTATGAATACCGTGATGAACGGCCTTTCAAAAATGTGTATTTTACTGGGTTGGTTCGTGATAAGCAGCGTAGAAAAATGTCTAAATCGCTAGGAAATTCTCCTGATGCACTTAAGTTGATAGAAGACTACGGAGCAGATGGTGTTCGTGTTGGACTTTTACTAAGCTCTGCTGCGGGTAACGACCTAATGTTCGATGAAGATTTATGCCAGCAAGGTAAGAATTTTGCCAATAAAATATGGAATGGTTTCCGATTGTTGAAAGGGTGGGAGATTGCAGATTTGCCACAACCTGAAGCATCAAGATTAGGTATTGAATGGTATAGAGCTAAATTCAATAAAACCTTAGTAGAGATTGAAGACCATTTTAGCAAGTATCGTATTTCAGATGCCTTAATGGCAATTTATAAGTTGGTTTGGGATGATTATAGTTCATGGTTGTTGGAGATTATTAAGCCAGATTATCAGAAACCTATAGATAGAACTACTTATGAAGCAGTAATTGTTTTATTTGAACAGAATTTAAAACTGTTACATCCGTTTATGCCCTTCTTGACAGAAGAAGTTTGGCAACACATTACAGAACGCACACCGGAAGATGCTTTGGTTATTTCTAAATGGCCAAAAGTAGAGAAGGTAGATGAAGCGCTTATAGAAAGTTTTGATGTGGCTGCAGAAGTGGTGTCCGGTGTTCGGAATATTCGAAAAGAAAAGAATATTCCAATGAAAGAGAGTTTAGAGCTTATGGTTCTCAACGAAGGGAATTTTGCTAAAACTTGGGATGTGGTTATAGAGAAGCTGACCAATGTTGGTGAAGTTGCTTATGTTGATGCTACGGTTGAAGGTGCTTTATCTTTCCGTGTAAAAAGCAACGAGTACTTTGTTCCAATGAGCGGCGCAATTGATGTTGAGGCCGAAATTAAAAAGATTGAAGAAGAGTTGAAGTATACCAACGGCTTTTTGAAATCTGTTCAGAAGAAACTATCTAATGAGCGTTTTGTAAACAATGCACCAGAAAAGGTGATAACTATAGAGCGCCAAAAGCAAGCAGATGCTGAGGCAAAAATAGAAACACTAGAGAAAAGTTTGGCAAGTTTGAAGTAAGCTTTTTTTCTTAAAAATTAATGCAGCCGGATATTCTTTTATTAGAATATCCGGCTGTTCTGTTAAGTAACCCTCAGGAGTGCTTTAATTACTTTTTGTTATTAAATGATTTTAAAAACATACTATTCTTTTGATTCATTTTTATTCTTTTCGTAGGTCTTGAGTGATTGAAACGTGAATTACGAACTACCAAATGAACTGAAATTCATTTATGACCGTATATTGTTATGTCTTGAGATTTTAACGACATCGAAAATTAGTTTGTATAGCTCCATATTCTTACTTGGGTACATGTTTTTTAAGATTTGTCTGATCTGCTTAAGTCATTGGAGGCCCCAATTGTCATAATTTTAAATGTTCCCCCATTGTATGACTTCGGGGTCCTTCTTTTTTGTATTGCAAGTAAATTTTAGCCAGTATATCTTCTTATTTAATTTTTCATGTTTATATTTATGTAAAACCAACATAACATGAAAAAGATAACATTTTTTGCAGCTCTTTTATCAGTTTTTTTTGTGACTTCACAAGAAGCTGAGACCGAAATTCTATCACCTGAAATTCAAATTAAAACAGCGGTTCTGCCTGCGCCAGAAGCAGATAAAGATGCTGCCATTGTCTATGGGTATGATAGTTCGGGGAATTTGGTGGTGTTGAGGGAGGGAACCAATAATTTAGTATGTATTGGCGATGACCCAACAAAAGAAGGAGTGAGTGTGGCATGTTATTCCAAAACATTGGAACCTTTTATGAAAAGGGGTAGAGAATTGACCGCAGAAGGAAAAAACACAAAAGAAAAAAGAGAAATTCAAGGAGCCGAGGTTGCTGCAGGTAAATGGCAGATGCCTATAGTGCCAAGTATGCTTTATATTTATTACGGTAGTGACGAGGCTTACGATAAGAAAACAGGTGAATTGGGAGATGGACAATACCGATATGTTATATACACTCCATTTGCTACGGTAGAATCCACTGGATTACCATCAAAGCCTCATGAAAAAGGGATGCCTTGGTTAATGGATCCTGGTACTTTTCGCGCTCATATTATGGTAGGTCCTTTTAATTAAATTAGGACCAATTAGAAAAAACGACTAAATTCTGTTGTTTATTATAGTTTCATTTTCTTTTAACTTAATCTACTTTAAGTGGAAACGTATGCTCAGGCACTCTTATATGCAATCCCATTTTTTGTGGCTCTACTAGCTGTTGAAATAGGTTATGGATATTTCATCAAAAATCAAAAGCATAAAGTAATGGATTCAGTTTCGAGTATAAGCTCGGGCTTTACAAATATTATAAAAGATACTTTAGGCCTAGGTTTTATCCTGGTGACCTATCCTTTTTTATTGGAACATTTAGCGGTATTTAAAATGGAGAGTACGTGGCTATTGTGGTTTGTTGCATTTATTGTCATTGATTTTGCAGGATATTGGAATCATCGTCTAAATCATAAAATAAATTTTTTCTGGAATCAACATGTTATACATCATAGTAGTGAAGAGTTTAACCTAGCCTGCGCTTTACGACAGCCCATTTCTAATTTAGTAGGATATTTTCCATTGTTAATACTTCCTGCAGCTATTTTGGGTATTCCCAACGAAGTAATAGCCATATTGGCTCCTGTCCATCTTTTTGCACAGTTTTGGTATCATACCCAACATATAGGTAAAATGGGTTGGGCGGAATATATTATTGTTACACCATCCCAGCACAGAGTGCACCACGCTATAAATCCTGAATATATAGATAAGAACTTAGGGCAAATTCTTTGTGTGTGGGATCGGTGGTTTGGTACTTTTCAAGAAGAGTTAAAGGATGTTCCACCTCAATACGGTGTATTAAAACCAGCTTCAACTTGGAATCCAATACCTATTAATTTTCAACATTTCTGGCGGTTGTTACAAGATGCTTGGCGTACAAGAAGCTACTATGATAAATTTCGTATTTGGTTTATGCCAACGGGCTGGAGGCCTGATGATGTCAAAGAGAAATATCCAATAACCATAATTGGAGATGTATATGGATTTACACGCTATGAAACACCTGCATCTAATGCTTTAAAATTCTATGTGGTTTTTCAATTGATAGCTACCACTCTCTTGTTATGGTTCATGTTCTATAATTTTGAGACTATAGGAGTTAGCGGTCTTTTACTTTTTGGATTTATAGTTTTTACTGGTATTTATGGGTACACTACTTTAATGGATAGAAAGCAACACGCTGCTTATGTTGAATTATTTAGAGGAGTGCTGGGCTTAGTATTGATAATTTTTACAGGAGATTGGTTTGGCATGAATTACTATATATCCTTTGGGAGTTGGCTTGTTGTTTTTTACTTTTTAATTACTATATTTTCAGGATTATATTTCACGTATTTTGAATCTTCCACTATAAAGAAAAATACAATAGCCTAATTGGGTTTAACAAAGATAATTTTAGGAGCCTTTTAAAGAAAAGAGCTGTATCAAACTTTTAATTTAACACGGTTATGAGACCTTTTATTTTAGCAGAAACGAATTGGGAAGCCTTAAAGGATGAAAAGTTCGATTTAGCCATATTACCTTGGGGTGCAACCGAGGCACACAATTACCACTTGCCTTATGCTACGGATAATTATCAAGCAGACCATATGACTGCAGAATCTGCACGTGTAGCGTGGGAGAAAGGAGGGAAGCCTATAGTGTTGCCCACGCTTCCGTTTGGAGTTAATACAGGGCAGTCTGATATTTATCTAGATATTAACTTAAATCCAAGTACGCAATTCGCTATTTTGACTGATATAGTAGAAGTGCTCAATAGACAAGGTGTTTATAAATTACTTATTTTTAATGGCCATGGCGGTAATAACTTCAAACCTTTGGTTCGTGAGCTGGGATATAAATTCCCTAAAATGTTTATCAGCTTTTGCTTCTTTCCAGGGGTGTTGAACAAGGATTTGTATTTTGATGAAAAAGGAGACCATGCAGATGAAATGGAAACTAGTCTCATGCTTCATTTACGACCCGATTTGGTATTACCAAGAGAAAAATGGGGAGATGGAGCTTCTAAAAAATATAAAATTCAATCTTTTTCAGAAGGTTGGGCTTGGGCAGAAAGAGAGTGGTCAAAAATAAGTGAAGATACTGGTGTAGGTAACCCACATAAATCTACCAAAGAAAAAGGGGGGCGGTTCTTTAATGATGTTACCCAGAAAATGGGCGATTTTATCTATGAACTCTGTAAAGCGGATACGGAAGACCTTTACGAATAAAACAGGCTACAATAGTTGAAAAAAGTAATAATTATTCTTTACCTCTAACTTCAACTTTAACGAGTTTAATATATGCCTTCATAGCATCATCTCGCTTAATGTTTTTAGCCTGAATTAGTGCATTGGCTTTAAAAGCATTGATCAAAGGAGTTCTACTTCCCGGATTGCTATAGTTTCTATTCGCTATTTTATAATAAGCGTATAGCTTAAGCAGTAGATCGGCCGGCAGAGGTTCGGTAAAGTTATTCATGAACTCTACCGCCTTGTCGAAATCAGTATGTAATTTCTCCTTCTTCATTCTTTTTTAGAACTGCGGCAACACACGTTTCTGCACCGATTACTTTTTGGTTTAGTTTTACGGTAATTGCACAGTCTAACGGCAAAAACAAATCAACTCTTGACCCAAATTTTATGAAACCTGCATCTTCACCTTGCTGAACGTTATCACCTTCTTCCGCATAATTGACAATACGTCTCGCTAAGGCACCAGCAATCTGTCTGTAAAGGATATCTCCAAATTTAGGTGTCCGTATAACTACAGTTGTTCGTTCGTTCTCTGTACTGGACTTAGGGTGCCAAGCTACTAAATATTTACCAGGATGATATTTTGAGTATTTTACACTTCCGCTTACGGGATAACGCGTAACATGAACGTTTATAGGCGACATAAAAATAGAAACCTGTATACGTTTGTCTTTAAAGTATTCGGTTTCTTCAACCTCTTCAATAACAACTACTTTTCCGTCAACGGGCGCCAAGATGTCATCAAAGTTTTTTGCTGCCCTACGTGTAGGGTTTCTAAAGAATTGCAAAATCAAAATTAAAAACACGAGAGCAATTAATTGAATTCCCAACCGTAGCCATGGAATGTCAATAGCATATTGAGAGCCAAGTACAACTAAAGCCACAATAAAAAAGGTGATCAGGATAATTTTTTGACCCTCTCTATGAAACATGTGCGAAAATTTTTAAAGTTAAGTATGCAAAAGGTGCGGCAAATATTAAACTATCTAGGCGATCTAACATGCCGCCATGGCCAGGTAAAATAGCACCACTATCTTTTACGCCTGCCGTTCTTTTAAATTTTGACTCAATTAAATCACCTAAGTTCCCCGTAACTACAATTACAATAGCCAACATAACCCATTGCAGGGGATTTAAGATGGGCTCGTACTTAGCCATAAAATAAGCCGTTCCAACGGCGAAAACTAAACCACCAAGTGCACCTTCAATTGTTTTCTTTGGTGATACCGCAGAGAACAACTTTGTGCGCCCAAAGCTACGACCAACAATGTAAGCAAACGAATCATTTACCCAAATTAAGATAAAAATACCTATAATTAAAAATTTGGCAAAGTCATTATTGGTATATGGAATCATTGTAAGGAAAATGCAACCGCCTCCTACATAGAATAAGCCAATAAGAAATTTTTGAATTGTATTAAAGAGTTTAGTCCTTTTAGAAAAAAGAAAAAACAGAAGCATAAAGTTTACGGCTAGAGTACACCCTAAAAGAATGTAAACCAGATACATATCACTTACGAAATATATATAGGCCCACCACAATATTAAATAGGCTCCATAAATATGGAGTCCCTTTAACCCAACAAGTTTTTTGTATTCATTTAGACAGGCAAGTCCAAATATCATAAATAAAAAGTCGAAAGCATCCGAACTTAAAAAGACCACGGACAATAATAAAAAGATGTAAACAACTCCTGTAATCGACCGCCTTAAAATTTCCTTCATACTATTATAGGTCTTCCAAAAGTAAAAGGTACAGGTTCTTAGAACTGCTTCCGTAAGTTAGGAAATCATCTGAGTTTCCTTCGTTTGCCTGAAAGTGCTTTAGTGTAGTAATGTTTGCGGGAATATTATGACCGTATTTTTTCTTAATCGTTTTTAAGCCTTCACCTATAGATTCCACTAGTTGACTAGTGGTAGCAAATACGATTACATTGTAAGGTAGTTCGTTAAGCTTTTTATCCATTAGTTGATTAGAACAAACCAATATAGATCCATTTTGAGCAATTAAATGCTCGCAAGTGGTGAAAAAGACTTCACTATCTCTGCTAGTATTTGTAAAGCTAATGTTTTCTTTTGCGAACTTTTCTTTGAGCTTTGGGTTCATGACATAGAAGGGGTGTTCCTGCCAGCTATTCTCATTAACGATATTCTTTACCGCTTGAGAAATTTCTGAAAAAGAATCGCAGTAAAGAAATTTACCACCATTTTGTTTAAAATGTATGGTAAATTTCTCATCTACAGGAATGTTCAGGTCGGGCATATGCGCACCTCTAGTTTCCGCTGTTTCTTTGGAAACCTTCTTTTGCTTACCACCGCCGAATAATTTGTCAAATAGCCCCATTTGCTCTTATAAAACTCAATGCGTGTTCTCCTCTAGTTAAAGAAAACGCTAAATATTCTTATTTATTTTCCTCACCTTCTTCTGCTAACGTATCCTCGGCGGATGATTTTTTAGTAGAAATTTTTTCTTGTCCTTTTTTATCGAATTCTTCACCGAAATCTCTTTTACCGAAAATCTTCTCTAAATCTTCTTTAAAGATTACCTCTTTTTCCAGCAATCTTTCTGCAAGAATAGTAAGCTTATCTTTATTATCGGTCAATACTTGAATAGCTCTTTGGTACTGCTCTTCAATAATTCTAGATATCTCTTTGTCAATTTTTCTGGCAGTATCCTCACTATAAGGTTTGGAGAAACCGTATGAATCTTGTCCTGAAGAATCATAAAAGGTAACGTTCCCAATCTCGTCATTAAGACCATAGATGGTTACCATTGCTCTGGCTTGTTTAGTTACTTTTTCCAAATCGCTTAAAGCTCCTGTAGAAATCTTGTTGAAAATAACTTTTTCAGCAGCTCTACCTCCCATGGTAGCACACATTTCATCTAGCATCTGCTCTGGACGAACAATTAGGCGTTCTTCTGGTAAATACCACGCAGCACCTAAGGATTGCCCTCTTGGAACGATAGTTACTTTTACCAATGGAGCAGCATGCTCAAGCATCCAACTTGTAGTGGCATGACCCGCTTCATGGTAAGCAATAGTTTCCTTCTCACCAGGAGTAATTATTTTATTCTTTTTCTCTAATCCACCAACAATTCTGTCAACGGCATCCAAGAAATCTTGTTTAGTAACGGCTTTTTTCTCTTTTCTTGCAGCAATTAATGCAGCTTCATTACAAACATTGGCAATGTCCGCACCAGAGAAACCAGGTGTTTGTCTCGCTAAAAATTCTGTATCTAAAGCTTCAGCAGTTTTAATAGGTCTTAGGTGAACTTCAAAAATTTCTTCACGTTCCCTAATATCCGGTAAGTCCACATATATCTGTCTGTCAAAACGTCCAGCCCGCATCAATGCTTTATCCAATACATCTGCACGGTTGGTAGCAGCTAATACAATAACATTAGTGTTTGTTCCAAAACCGTCCATCTCAGTAAGTAACTGGTTGAGCGTATTTTCACGTTCATCATTAGAACCGGTAAAGTTGTTTTTACCACGTGCACGGCCAATAGCATCTATCTCATCAATAAATATAATGGCAGGTGATTTATCTTTAGCTTGTTTGAAAAGGTCACGTACTCTTGACGCACCTACACCAACAAACATTTCTACGAAATCAGAACCAGATAGAGAGAAGAAAGGTACTTTGGCTTCTCCTGCAACAGCTTTGGCTAAAAGGGTCTTACCCGTTCCCGGAGGACCTACAAGAAGGGCTCCTTTAGGTATCTTTCCACCAAGAGAAGTATACTTGTCCGGGTTTCTTAGAAATTCAACAATTTCTTCAACTTCTTCTTTTGCGCCTTCTAGGCCTGCAACATCTTTAAAAGATGTTCTAGTGTCTGTCTTTTCATCAAAAAGCTTTGCTTTAGATTTGCCGATGTTAAAAAGTTGACCACCAGCACCGCCGCCGCCGCCGCCAGACATTCTACGCATCAAATAAATCCAAATACCAATTATTAAAACAAAAGGTAATATACCTAAAAGAAGATCCATTAGATAGTTATTGTCCGTATCATAATCGACAATAGTATCTAGGTTGTTTTCTTTTTTTATATTTTTGATTTCATTCTCAAAGTTCTGTAAATCACCATAATCCAAAACATATTGCGGAACAACACCTGTTGAAGGAAGTAGTGGCTTTTCAGCTACATCTTTATGAACATCCTTTGCCATGGCTTCGTCTGTAAGAAAGACTTTAGCTTGACGGGTATTGGTAATGATCATAATTTCTTTGACATCACCATTTCTAAGGTATTCTTGTAACTCTGAAGTTGTTGTCTTTTTGGTGCTGGCTAAGTTGCCACTACCTATAAATTGAAAACCAATTAAAAGTATTGCAATCAATCCATAAATCCACCATGAACTGAACTTCGGTTTCTTTGTATTCGTGTTGTTATCTTTAGCCATTATTTTTTTTTACTGATTCAAACTGCTACTACTTTCTATCTTGGTCACTTTAGCATCTCCCCAAAGGCCCTCAATATCATAATACTCCCGAATATGTTTTTGGAAAACATGTACAACAACGTTTACGTAATCCATAAGCACCCATTCGGCATTATCTTCGCCTTCTACATGCCAAGGTTTATCTTGTATTGCTTTACTAACGATTTTACGAATCGACCCTACTATGGCGTTTACGTGTGTGTTTGAAGTACCATTACTAATTATAAAGTAGTCGCAAACTGTGTTTTCTATATCTCTAAGATCAAGTAAATAAATATCATGACCCTTAACTTCTTCTATTCCCTGTAATATCAATGCAAT includes:
- the rsfS gene encoding ribosome silencing factor, with the protein product MQKSKASADELIALILQGIEEVKGHDIYLLDLRDIENTVCDYFIISNGTSNTHVNAIVGSIRKIVSKAIQDKPWHVEGEDNAEWVLMDYVNVVVHVFQKHIREYYDIEGLWGDAKVTKIESSSSLNQ
- the ftsH gene encoding ATP-dependent zinc metalloprotease FtsH, which produces MAKDNNTNTKKPKFSSWWIYGLIAILLIGFQFIGSGNLASTKKTTTSELQEYLRNGDVKEIMIITNTRQAKVFLTDEAMAKDVHKDVAEKPLLPSTGVVPQYVLDYGDLQNFENEIKNIKKENNLDTIVDYDTDNNYLMDLLLGILPFVLIIGIWIYLMRRMSGGGGGGAGGQLFNIGKSKAKLFDEKTDTRTSFKDVAGLEGAKEEVEEIVEFLRNPDKYTSLGGKIPKGALLVGPPGTGKTLLAKAVAGEAKVPFFSLSGSDFVEMFVGVGASRVRDLFKQAKDKSPAIIFIDEIDAIGRARGKNNFTGSNDERENTLNQLLTEMDGFGTNTNVIVLAATNRADVLDKALMRAGRFDRQIYVDLPDIREREEIFEVHLRPIKTAEALDTEFLARQTPGFSGADIANVCNEAALIAARKEKKAVTKQDFLDAVDRIVGGLEKKNKIITPGEKETIAYHEAGHATTSWMLEHAAPLVKVTIVPRGQSLGAAWYLPEERLIVRPEQMLDEMCATMGGRAAEKVIFNKISTGALSDLEKVTKQARAMVTIYGLNDEIGNVTFYDSSGQDSYGFSKPYSEDTARKIDKEISRIIEEQYQRAIQVLTDNKDKLTILAERLLEKEVIFKEDLEKIFGKRDFGEEFDKKGQEKISTKKSSAEDTLAEEGEENK